The SAR324 cluster bacterium genome window below encodes:
- a CDS encoding outer membrane lipoprotein-sorting protein — protein sequence MKKKWLSLSLLLCASSVLLCGSIAFADQQVDDLLDRVDRLYRSDKSYSEVEMEITTPDWQRTMKMRMWSRGMEDTLIEILAPVKDAGVKTLKLDNQMWNFLPKIGRVIKVPPSMMMNSWMGSDFTNDDLVKENTLKDDYVSQLLPHPIDPDLYYYIELHPQPETVTVWGKVTLSIRKDDLLPVEYAYFDERGEKIRTMSLSDVREMGGKKIPAVMEMRTLQKNSRTIIRYLNMEFNPQFEDDLFSFSNLRRR from the coding sequence ATGAAAAAAAAATGGCTCAGTCTGTCGCTTCTTTTATGTGCCTCAAGCGTGTTGTTGTGCGGTTCTATTGCGTTTGCGGATCAACAGGTCGATGATCTGCTGGACCGTGTGGACCGGTTGTATCGCAGTGACAAAAGTTATTCAGAAGTGGAAATGGAAATCACCACGCCTGACTGGCAACGCACCATGAAAATGCGGATGTGGTCACGAGGGATGGAGGACACGCTCATTGAAATTCTGGCTCCGGTCAAAGATGCCGGTGTCAAGACGTTGAAACTGGATAACCAGATGTGGAATTTCCTGCCAAAGATCGGCCGGGTGATCAAGGTTCCACCTTCCATGATGATGAATTCCTGGATGGGGTCCGATTTCACCAATGATGATCTGGTGAAAGAAAATACGCTGAAGGATGATTATGTGTCACAACTCCTTCCGCATCCAATCGATCCCGATTTGTATTATTACATCGAATTGCACCCCCAACCTGAAACAGTGACGGTCTGGGGGAAAGTCACACTCAGTATCCGCAAGGATGATCTACTGCCGGTGGAATATGCCTATTTTGATGAACGCGGAGAAAAAATCCGGACCATGAGTTTGTCCGATGTGCGTGAAATGGGTGGAAAAAAAATTCCGGCTGTGATGGAAATGAGAACGCTCCAGAAGAACAGTCGAACCATCATCCGTTATCTGAACATGGAATTCAATCCGCAATTTGAGGATGATCTGTTTTCTTTCAGCAACCTGCGACGACGTTAG
- a CDS encoding ABC transporter permease → MLEFKIAFRNLFRQRSRSLLSGLSMMLAFMLLSLSLGFGEGSYSNIIRLLTDNQTGHIQIHQQGYLDRPTLYKNFEVTPEITQILENEPAVKAFSSRVHSAGLIFGEQKSSIVRLIGMDPEKEPQVSQITALVHTGNYFDEVNVRNPLLLGYGAQRLLQTKLGDEVILLTQGADGSMANDLFTVTGIVGNESDPSTANTAYVPLSVIQQFLTMGNQVHEVVIRLNSYKDSRRETKVLSKKISDESLDIEPWEVVASDFYKAMQVDKQGNWVSIIVIMIMVGVVVLNTVLMNTLERQSEFGVMKALGTAPWLIFRAILLEMFLLSLISCGIGGVLALGLNYYFTVAGIPVDPPIEFGGIVFEKMVSEVSWFVFWVPGLLTIATAVIVAVYPAIKAARTIPVKAIRGE, encoded by the coding sequence ATGCTGGAATTTAAAATTGCGTTTCGTAATCTTTTCCGTCAGCGTAGCCGCTCCTTGCTCAGCGGGTTAAGCATGATGCTGGCGTTTATGCTACTGTCGTTGTCACTGGGGTTTGGCGAGGGGAGTTATTCCAACATTATTCGCCTGTTAACGGATAACCAGACCGGCCATATTCAGATCCACCAGCAGGGATATCTGGATCGTCCCACGCTGTATAAAAATTTTGAAGTCACTCCTGAAATTACACAAATTCTTGAAAACGAACCTGCCGTCAAAGCTTTTTCCTCGCGGGTTCATTCGGCGGGACTGATCTTTGGTGAACAGAAATCCTCCATCGTGCGCCTGATCGGGATGGATCCTGAAAAAGAACCGCAGGTGTCCCAAATCACGGCGTTGGTTCATACCGGAAATTATTTTGATGAAGTGAACGTCCGCAATCCTCTGTTGTTGGGATACGGCGCGCAACGTCTGCTTCAGACCAAATTAGGCGATGAAGTCATTCTGCTCACCCAGGGGGCCGATGGATCCATGGCGAATGATCTATTCACGGTTACGGGAATCGTGGGCAATGAGTCCGATCCCTCCACAGCCAACACGGCGTATGTGCCTTTGTCGGTGATCCAGCAGTTTTTGACGATGGGCAATCAGGTCCATGAAGTGGTCATCCGACTCAACAGCTATAAGGATTCACGACGTGAGACCAAGGTGTTGAGCAAGAAGATTTCAGACGAATCTCTGGATATTGAGCCGTGGGAAGTCGTGGCCTCTGATTTTTACAAAGCCATGCAGGTTGACAAGCAGGGCAATTGGGTTTCGATCATCGTGATTATGATCATGGTGGGCGTGGTGGTGCTGAATACGGTGCTGATGAACACGCTGGAACGTCAGAGCGAATTCGGCGTGATGAAAGCTCTGGGAACCGCACCATGGCTCATTTTCCGTGCGATCCTTCTGGAAATGTTTCTGCTTAGTCTGATCAGTTGCGGCATCGGTGGAGTGCTGGCGCTGGGACTGAATTATTATTTCACAGTAGCGGGAATTCCTGTGGACCCGCCCATCGAATTTGGCGGAATCGTGTTTGAAAAAATGGTGTCCGAAGTGTCCTGGTTTGTATTCTGGGTTCCTGGATTATTAACGATCGCAACCGCTGTGATTGTGGCCGTGTATCCTGCCATCAAGGCCGCACGCACCATTCCTGTCAAAGCCATTCGGGGAGAATGA